A portion of the Algimonas porphyrae genome contains these proteins:
- the rpoC gene encoding DNA-directed RNA polymerase subunit beta' translates to MNQEVMNIFNPAQEGPSFDRIRISLASPEKILSWSFGEIKKPETINYRTFKPEKDGLFCARIFGPVKDYECLCGKYKRMKYKGVVCEKCGVEVTVTRVRRERMGHIELAAPVAHIWFLKSLPSRIATMLNMTLKEVERVLYFESYVVTEPGLTSLDERQILSEEEYLDAQAEFGEDSFTAGIGAEAVREMLGGLDLDAEIERTRFDMTETGSELKLKKLSKRLKLLESFKRSGNRPEWMVLTIVPVIPPELRPLVPLDGGRFATSDLNDLYRRVINRNNRLKRLIELRAPDIIIRNEKRMLQELVDALFDNGRRGRTITGANKRPLKSMSDMLKGKQGRFRQNLLGKRVDYSGRSVIVVGPELKLHECGLPKKMALELFKPFIYSRLDAKGLSGTVKQSKKLVEKERPEIWDILDEVIREHPVLLNRAPTLHRLGIQAFEPKLTEGKAIRLHPLVCAAFNADFDGDQMAVHVPLSIEAQLEARVLMMSTNNILSPANGRPIIVPSQDIVLGLYYMSLMRDDEKGEGMMFADIAEVEAALDNKLVALHAKVKGRFRVIDEDGNESWEVAETTPGRLKLGEFLPKHKDIHYSVINKELTKKEIGKLIDIVYRHAGQKATVIFADKMMGLGFGEACKAGISFGKDDMIIPDAKYTLVNETEALVQDFEQQYADGLITKGEKYNKVVDAWSKCTDRVADAMMDEASKPRKMINSIFMMSDSGARGSKNQMKQLAGMRGLMAKPSGEIIETPITANFKEGLTVMDYFNSTHGARKGLADTALKTANSGYLTRRLVDVAQDCIVTEQDCGTENGIEIKPVVDGGDVVVSLGERILGRVTSEDLHDPRTGDLLYPANTYVDEDIAAAVDESGAIDIRVRSPLTCETVTGICATCYGRDLARGTKVNMGEAVGVIAAQSIGEPGTQLTMRTFHIGGTASVADKSVIEAVNEGSIKYDEADVIKTDNGFIVKSRKLEFEVVNADGKVLEIHKVDYGSRLPLDNGAMVNIGTKLAEWDPYTMPILTEVGGKVRLLDLVEGVSAKEETDEETGISSKVVVDWRASSKSGDIQPAAVIEGENGEPVELGENRIARYMLAVGAILSVNDGDTVKPGAVLARIPKGSATQRDITGGLPRVAELFEARRPKDDAIIAQRDGKIEFTRDYKNKRKISILPENEDGETISFLVPKGKHMLVADGDMVKRGDYIVDGNPAPHDILAVMGVEALAEYLVDEVQGVYRLQGVPINDKHIEVIVRQMLQKVEVTDPGDTSMIRAEQLDKVEFNERNAELLAENKKARPATAEPVLLGITKASLQTRSFISAASFQETTRVLTEASVQGKEDLLEGLKENVIVGRLIPAGTGGNLRRYQKLANDRDTKLLEERAAAAPMEEFPAELDGDAAE, encoded by the coding sequence ATGAACCAAGAGGTCATGAACATCTTCAACCCGGCGCAAGAAGGCCCGTCCTTCGACCGGATCCGTATCTCGTTGGCCAGCCCGGAGAAAATCCTGAGCTGGTCCTTTGGCGAGATCAAGAAGCCCGAAACCATCAACTACCGGACCTTCAAGCCCGAAAAGGACGGCCTGTTCTGCGCGCGTATCTTTGGCCCGGTCAAAGACTATGAATGTCTGTGCGGCAAATATAAGCGCATGAAATATAAGGGCGTCGTCTGCGAAAAATGTGGCGTCGAAGTGACTGTGACGCGCGTTCGTCGCGAGCGCATGGGCCATATCGAGCTGGCTGCGCCGGTTGCGCACATCTGGTTCCTGAAGTCGCTGCCGTCGCGCATTGCGACCATGCTGAACATGACGCTGAAGGAAGTGGAGCGCGTGCTCTACTTTGAGAGCTATGTCGTGACCGAACCGGGCCTCACCAGCCTAGATGAGCGTCAGATTCTGTCCGAAGAAGAATATCTCGATGCCCAGGCCGAGTTCGGCGAAGACAGCTTCACCGCCGGGATCGGCGCCGAAGCCGTCCGCGAAATGCTGGGTGGTCTGGATCTCGACGCCGAAATCGAACGCACGCGTTTCGACATGACCGAGACAGGCTCCGAGCTGAAGCTCAAGAAGCTTTCCAAGCGTCTGAAACTGCTAGAAAGTTTCAAGCGTTCTGGCAACCGTCCGGAATGGATGGTGCTGACGATTGTGCCGGTCATTCCGCCGGAACTGCGCCCGCTCGTCCCGCTGGATGGTGGCCGCTTTGCGACGTCCGACCTCAACGATCTCTATCGTCGCGTCATTAACCGCAACAACCGCCTGAAGCGTTTGATCGAGCTGCGTGCGCCCGACATCATCATCCGCAACGAAAAGCGGATGCTCCAAGAGTTGGTCGACGCTCTGTTCGACAATGGTCGTCGTGGTCGGACCATTACGGGCGCGAATAAGCGTCCGCTGAAATCCATGTCCGACATGCTCAAAGGTAAGCAGGGTCGTTTCCGTCAGAACTTGCTCGGCAAGCGCGTCGACTATTCTGGCCGCTCCGTGATCGTGGTCGGTCCCGAATTGAAGCTGCACGAATGCGGTCTTCCCAAGAAGATGGCGCTCGAGCTGTTCAAGCCGTTCATCTATTCGCGTCTGGACGCGAAGGGCCTGTCCGGCACAGTCAAACAGTCCAAGAAGCTGGTCGAGAAGGAACGTCCCGAAATCTGGGATATTCTGGACGAGGTCATTCGCGAGCACCCGGTTCTGCTGAACCGTGCCCCGACTCTGCACCGTCTCGGCATTCAGGCGTTCGAGCCGAAGCTGACGGAAGGCAAGGCCATCCGCCTGCACCCGCTGGTCTGTGCGGCCTTTAATGCCGACTTCGATGGTGACCAGATGGCCGTTCACGTGCCGCTGTCGATCGAAGCGCAGCTGGAAGCCCGCGTGCTGATGATGTCGACCAACAACATCCTGTCGCCCGCCAATGGTCGTCCGATCATCGTGCCGTCGCAGGATATCGTTCTCGGCCTCTATTACATGTCGCTGATGCGTGATGACGAAAAAGGCGAAGGCATGATGTTTGCCGATATCGCCGAAGTCGAGGCCGCGCTGGATAACAAGCTGGTGGCCCTTCATGCCAAGGTCAAAGGCCGGTTCCGCGTCATCGACGAGGACGGAAATGAGAGCTGGGAAGTCGCCGAAACGACTCCGGGACGTCTGAAGCTGGGCGAGTTTCTGCCCAAGCATAAGGACATCCATTACTCCGTCATCAACAAGGAGTTGACGAAAAAGGAGATCGGGAAACTGATCGACATCGTCTATCGCCATGCCGGTCAGAAGGCGACGGTGATCTTTGCCGACAAGATGATGGGTCTGGGATTCGGTGAAGCCTGTAAGGCCGGGATTTCATTCGGCAAGGATGACATGATCATCCCCGACGCCAAATATACGCTTGTCAACGAGACCGAGGCCCTGGTTCAGGACTTCGAACAGCAATATGCTGACGGCCTCATCACCAAGGGCGAGAAGTATAACAAGGTTGTCGATGCCTGGTCGAAATGTACGGACCGTGTCGCCGATGCGATGATGGATGAGGCGTCCAAGCCGCGCAAGATGATCAACTCGATCTTCATGATGTCGGACTCCGGTGCCCGCGGTTCGAAGAACCAGATGAAACAGTTGGCCGGTATGCGAGGCCTGATGGCCAAACCGTCCGGTGAGATTATCGAAACGCCGATTACCGCGAACTTCAAGGAAGGCCTCACGGTGATGGACTACTTCAACTCCACCCACGGGGCCCGGAAGGGTCTTGCGGACACGGCGTTGAAGACGGCCAACTCGGGCTATCTGACGCGTCGTCTGGTCGATGTCGCGCAGGATTGCATCGTGACCGAGCAGGATTGCGGGACCGAGAACGGTATCGAGATCAAGCCGGTCGTTGATGGCGGCGACGTTGTCGTCTCTCTGGGCGAGCGTATTCTGGGCCGTGTCACATCCGAGGATCTTCACGATCCGCGGACAGGCGATCTGCTCTACCCGGCCAACACCTATGTCGATGAAGACATTGCCGCTGCGGTGGACGAATCCGGTGCGATCGATATTCGCGTCCGTTCGCCTCTGACCTGTGAAACCGTGACCGGTATCTGCGCGACCTGTTATGGCCGCGATCTGGCCCGCGGTACGAAAGTCAATATGGGCGAAGCGGTCGGCGTCATTGCGGCGCAGTCGATCGGCGAACCCGGCACGCAGCTGACCATGCGGACCTTCCACATTGGTGGTACGGCGTCCGTGGCCGACAAGTCGGTCATCGAAGCCGTCAATGAAGGCAGCATCAAATATGATGAGGCCGACGTCATCAAGACGGATAATGGTTTCATCGTCAAATCACGCAAGCTCGAATTCGAAGTCGTCAATGCCGATGGCAAGGTACTGGAAATCCACAAGGTGGACTACGGCTCCCGTCTGCCGCTCGATAATGGTGCGATGGTCAATATCGGCACGAAACTGGCCGAGTGGGACCCGTATACTATGCCGATCCTGACGGAAGTCGGCGGCAAGGTGCGTCTGCTCGATCTGGTCGAAGGTGTGTCCGCCAAGGAAGAAACCGACGAAGAAACCGGCATTTCCTCCAAAGTGGTCGTGGACTGGCGCGCCAGCTCCAAATCCGGCGACATTCAGCCTGCGGCTGTGATTGAAGGCGAAAACGGCGAACCGGTCGAACTCGGCGAAAACCGTATTGCGCGCTACATGCTCGCCGTCGGGGCGATCCTGTCCGTCAATGATGGCGACACGGTCAAGCCGGGTGCGGTCCTCGCGCGTATTCCAAAAGGGTCTGCGACCCAGCGGGATATTACCGGTGGTCTGCCGCGTGTGGCGGAACTGTTCGAAGCCCGTCGTCCGAAGGATGATGCCATTATTGCCCAGCGTGACGGCAAGATCGAATTTACGCGCGATTACAAGAACAAGCGCAAGATCTCGATCCTGCCTGAGAATGAAGACGGCGAAACGATCAGCTTCCTTGTCCCCAAAGGCAAGCACATGCTGGTTGCGGATGGCGATATGGTGAAGCGCGGCGATTACATCGTCGACGGCAATCCGGCACCGCACGATATTCTGGCCGTGATGGGTGTTGAAGCTCTGGCTGAATATCTCGTGGACGAAGTGCAAGGCGTTTACCGCCTGCAGGGCGTTCCGATCAACGACAAGCACATCGAAGTGATTGTCCGGCAGATGTTGCAGAAGGTCGAAGTCACCGATCCGGGAGACACCTCCATGATCCGGGCTGAACAGCTCGACAAAGTGGAGTTCAACGAGCGCAATGCGGAGCTTCTGGCGGAGAACAAGAAAGCCCGTCCGGCCACAGCCGAACCTGTGCTTCTGGGGATCACCAAAGCCTCGCTGCAGACCCGCAGCTTCATCTCTGCGGCCTCCTTCCAGGAAACGACGCGCGTCCTCACGGAAGCCTCGGTTCAGGGTAAGGAAGACCTGCTCGAAGGGCTGAAGGAAAATGTGATTGTCGGACGTCTGATCCCGGCGGGTACGGGCGGCAATCTGCGTCGTTACCAGAAACTGGCCAACGACCGCGATACCAAGCTGCTCGAAGAACGGGCTGCCGCCGCGCCGATGGAAGAGTTCCCGGCAGAGCTGGACGGCGACGCCGCAGAATAG
- the rpoB gene encoding DNA-directed RNA polymerase subunit beta: MSLTFTGKKRIRKSFGRIPEAVSMPNLIEVQKSSYDNFLQKDMDAADRGKDEGINGVFNSVFPVRDFSDRAVLEYVSFVFEPPKFDEEECQQRDITFAAPLKVKMRLVVFDIDDDTGARSVKDIKEQDVYMGDIPLMTDKGTFIVNGTERVIVSQMHRSPGVFFDHDKGKSHSSGKFLFSARIIPYRGSWLDFEFDHKDILYARIDRRRKLPATTVLYALGMSREDILEQYYDAIEFKRDAKKGGWTRDFNPDAYRGGKLQRDLVDAGTGEVVAPAGRKLTKRGAKKLADDGLKKVLISDMEMAERFVAEDIVNMQTGQIYAEAGDELSEDAMEQINEAGVGEIAVLNIDHINVGPYIRNTLAADKNDSREGALVDIYRVMRPGEPPTAEAAEDLFNSLFFDQERYDLSAVGRVKMNLRMDMDADDEVRVLRKEDILAVVDTLVKLKDGIGSIDDIDNLGNRRVRSVGELMQNQYRIGLLRMERAIKERMQSVDIETVMPHDLINAKPAAAVVREFFGSSQLSQFMDQTNPLSEITHKRRLSALGPGGLTRERAGFEVRDVHPTHYGRICPIETPEGPNIGLINSLATHARVNKYGFIESPYRKVEGGKLKDKVEYLSAMEEARYTVAQANAKVTDDGMLVDDFVICRANGEVLPVARDDVDFIDVSPKQLVSVAAALIPFLENDDANRALMGSNMMRQAVPLLKAEAPLVGTGMEGVVAVDSGATVTAKRDGIIEQVDAKRIVVRANKEKDLSKSGVDIYNLLKFQRSNQSTTINQRPLVKVGDEIKAGDIIADGPSTDMGELALGKNVLVAFMPWNGYNFEDSILISERIVRDDVYTSLHIEEFSVMARDTKLGPEDITRDIPNVGEESLRNLDEAGIVAVGAEVHAGDILVGKVTPKGESPMTPEEKLLRAIFGEKASDVRDTSLKLPPGASGTVVEVRVFNRQGVEKDERAMQIEREEIESLGKDRDDELAILERSIYGNVRTVLTGKTAVSGPRGFKKGPITDETLNDVPRSDWWRIGLDDEKAIGELEALKEQYDSSKARLDARFEDKVDKLQRGDDLPPGVMKMVKVFVAVKRKLQPGDKMAGRHGNKGVISKINPIEDMPFLPNGKAVDIVLNPLGVPSRMNVGQILETHLGWACAGVGDMINEALEAYREDGNMAGLKETLQHAYGDDVTLPRKNDELIELAGNLERGVPIATPVFDGAREPDIVKMLEKAGLHSSGQVTLFDGRTGDQFIRPVTVGYKYLLKLHHLVDDKIHARSIGPYSLVTQQPLGGKAQFGGQRFGEMEVWALEAYGAAYTLQEMLTVKSDDVAGRTKVYESIVRGDDSFEAGIPESFNVLVKEIRSLGLNVELTNG; the protein is encoded by the coding sequence ATGTCACTGACCTTTACCGGCAAGAAACGTATTCGCAAAAGCTTCGGGCGGATTCCCGAAGCTGTCTCCATGCCTAACCTGATCGAGGTGCAGAAAAGCTCCTACGACAACTTCCTCCAGAAAGATATGGACGCGGCCGACCGCGGCAAGGATGAGGGCATTAACGGTGTCTTCAACTCCGTATTCCCCGTGCGCGATTTTTCCGACCGCGCCGTTCTGGAATATGTCTCTTTCGTGTTCGAACCGCCCAAGTTCGACGAAGAGGAATGCCAGCAGCGTGACATCACGTTTGCGGCACCGCTGAAAGTGAAAATGCGTCTGGTCGTCTTCGATATCGATGACGATACTGGCGCGCGCTCCGTCAAGGACATCAAGGAGCAGGACGTCTATATGGGCGATATTCCGCTCATGACCGACAAGGGGACGTTCATCGTGAACGGCACGGAACGCGTGATCGTGTCCCAGATGCACCGTTCGCCCGGCGTCTTCTTCGATCACGACAAGGGCAAGTCCCACAGTTCCGGCAAGTTCCTCTTCTCGGCCCGGATCATTCCTTATCGCGGCTCCTGGCTCGACTTCGAATTCGACCATAAGGATATTCTGTATGCGCGGATCGATCGTCGCCGGAAGCTGCCGGCCACGACTGTGCTCTATGCACTCGGCATGTCGCGCGAAGACATTCTGGAACAGTATTACGATGCGATCGAGTTCAAGCGTGACGCAAAAAAAGGCGGCTGGACACGTGACTTCAATCCGGACGCTTATCGCGGCGGCAAGCTGCAGCGCGATCTGGTCGATGCCGGCACAGGCGAAGTCGTCGCCCCTGCAGGTCGTAAGCTGACCAAGCGGGGTGCGAAGAAGCTCGCCGATGATGGCCTAAAGAAGGTGCTGATTTCGGATATGGAAATGGCCGAACGCTTCGTCGCCGAAGACATCGTCAATATGCAGACGGGTCAGATCTACGCCGAAGCGGGTGATGAGCTGTCCGAAGACGCGATGGAGCAAATCAACGAAGCCGGTGTCGGCGAGATTGCGGTCCTGAACATCGACCACATCAATGTCGGGCCTTATATTCGCAACACGCTGGCTGCGGACAAGAACGATTCGCGCGAAGGTGCGTTGGTCGACATCTACCGGGTCATGCGCCCCGGCGAGCCGCCCACGGCCGAAGCCGCTGAAGATCTGTTTAATTCGCTCTTCTTCGATCAGGAACGTTACGACCTGTCTGCCGTCGGCCGGGTCAAGATGAACCTGCGCATGGATATGGACGCCGACGACGAAGTCCGCGTGCTGCGCAAGGAAGACATTCTGGCGGTCGTCGACACGCTGGTGAAGCTGAAGGACGGTATCGGATCGATTGACGATATCGACAATCTCGGCAATCGCCGCGTCCGCTCCGTTGGTGAGTTGATGCAGAACCAGTACCGGATCGGTCTTCTGCGCATGGAACGTGCGATCAAGGAACGCATGCAATCCGTCGATATCGAAACGGTCATGCCGCATGATTTGATCAACGCCAAACCGGCGGCGGCAGTCGTGCGCGAATTCTTCGGCTCGTCGCAGCTGTCGCAGTTCATGGACCAGACCAACCCGCTGTCAGAGATTACGCATAAGCGTCGTCTCTCGGCGCTTGGCCCTGGCGGTCTGACACGCGAACGTGCCGGCTTCGAAGTGCGCGACGTGCACCCGACCCATTATGGCCGGATCTGCCCGATCGAGACGCCGGAAGGCCCGAATATCGGCCTGATCAACTCGCTCGCCACCCATGCGCGCGTGAACAAGTACGGCTTCATCGAAAGCCCTTACCGCAAGGTTGAGGGTGGTAAGCTCAAGGATAAGGTCGAATATCTCTCCGCCATGGAAGAGGCGCGCTACACGGTGGCGCAGGCCAATGCCAAGGTCACGGATGACGGCATGCTGGTCGATGACTTCGTCATCTGCCGGGCAAACGGCGAAGTTCTGCCTGTCGCGCGCGACGATGTGGACTTCATCGACGTCTCGCCGAAACAGCTGGTCTCAGTTGCCGCCGCGCTCATCCCGTTCCTCGAAAATGACGATGCGAACCGCGCCCTGATGGGGTCGAACATGATGCGTCAGGCCGTTCCGTTGCTAAAGGCCGAAGCGCCTCTGGTCGGGACAGGCATGGAAGGCGTTGTGGCTGTTGACTCAGGTGCGACCGTAACAGCGAAACGCGACGGCATCATCGAGCAGGTCGATGCCAAGCGCATCGTGGTTCGCGCCAATAAGGAAAAGGATCTGTCCAAATCCGGCGTCGACATCTACAACCTGCTGAAATTCCAGCGCTCCAACCAGTCGACCACAATCAATCAGCGTCCGCTGGTGAAGGTCGGCGACGAGATCAAGGCTGGCGATATCATCGCCGATGGTCCGAGCACGGATATGGGTGAGCTGGCGCTCGGCAAGAATGTGCTGGTCGCCTTCATGCCGTGGAATGGCTACAACTTCGAAGACTCGATCCTGATCTCCGAGCGTATCGTGCGTGACGACGTTTACACGTCACTGCATATCGAAGAGTTCTCCGTCATGGCTCGCGATACGAAGCTGGGTCCGGAAGACATTACGCGCGATATCCCGAATGTCGGCGAAGAGAGCCTGCGCAATCTGGATGAGGCCGGGATCGTGGCCGTCGGTGCAGAAGTGCATGCGGGCGACATTCTGGTCGGGAAGGTCACGCCCAAGGGCGAGTCCCCGATGACTCCGGAAGAGAAACTGCTCCGCGCCATCTTTGGTGAGAAAGCATCCGACGTTCGCGACACCTCCCTGAAGCTGCCTCCGGGTGCGTCCGGGACGGTCGTGGAAGTTCGTGTCTTCAACCGTCAGGGCGTCGAAAAAGACGAACGCGCGATGCAGATCGAACGTGAGGAAATCGAAAGCCTTGGCAAGGACCGGGATGACGAGCTCGCGATTCTGGAACGCTCGATCTACGGTAATGTCCGCACGGTTCTGACTGGGAAAACAGCTGTTTCTGGCCCGCGCGGCTTCAAGAAAGGTCCGATCACTGACGAGACGCTGAACGATGTTCCACGTTCCGACTGGTGGCGGATCGGTCTCGACGATGAGAAAGCCATTGGCGAACTCGAAGCCCTGAAGGAGCAGTATGACAGCTCCAAAGCGCGTCTTGATGCGCGTTTCGAGGACAAGGTCGACAAGCTGCAACGCGGCGACGATCTGCCTCCGGGTGTGATGAAGATGGTCAAGGTTTTCGTCGCGGTGAAGCGCAAGCTTCAGCCGGGCGACAAGATGGCCGGACGTCACGGCAACAAGGGTGTCATTTCCAAGATCAACCCGATCGAGGACATGCCCTTCCTGCCGAATGGCAAGGCCGTCGACATCGTTCTGAACCCGCTCGGCGTTCCGTCGCGGATGAATGTCGGTCAAATCTTGGAAACCCACCTCGGTTGGGCCTGTGCTGGCGTCGGCGACATGATTAACGAAGCGCTGGAAGCCTACCGGGAAGACGGCAACATGGCCGGCCTGAAAGAGACGCTGCAGCATGCTTATGGCGACGACGTCACCTTGCCACGCAAGAATGACGAGCTGATCGAGCTGGCCGGCAATCTCGAACGCGGTGTGCCGATTGCGACGCCTGTCTTTGACGGCGCGCGTGAACCGGACATCGTCAAGATGCTGGAAAAGGCCGGGCTGCACAGCTCTGGTCAGGTCACATTGTTCGATGGCCGCACAGGCGATCAGTTCATCCGTCCGGTGACAGTCGGCTACAAGTACCTGCTGAAGCTGCACCACCTCGTGGATGACAAGATCCATGCGCGGAGCATCGGCCCATACTCGCTCGTCACGCAGCAACCGCTGGGTGGTAAGGCGCAGTTCGGTGGCCAGCGCTTCGGTGAGATGGAAGTCTGGGCACTCGAAGCCTACGGCGCCGCCTACACGCTGCAGGAAATGCTGACCGTCAAGTCGGACGATGTGGCGGGGCGGACGAAAGTCTACGAATCCATCGTGCGCGGCGACGACAGTTTCGAAGCGGGCATCCCGGAGAGCTTCAACGTTCTCGTCAAGGAAATCCGCTCGCTCGGCCTGAACGTCGAACTGACGAACGGGTAA
- the rplL gene encoding 50S ribosomal protein L7/L12, which produces MADVKKLAEELVGLTILEAKELNDILKDEYGIEPAAAAVVAGPAAEGGAAAEAKTDFDVVMTSFGGNKIAVIKEVRAITGLGLKEAKELVESAPKAVKEGAPEAEANEIKEKLEAAGASVELK; this is translated from the coding sequence ATGGCTGATGTTAAAAAACTCGCAGAAGAGCTGGTCGGTCTGACCATCCTCGAAGCGAAAGAGCTCAACGACATCCTCAAGGATGAATATGGCATCGAGCCGGCAGCAGCAGCTGTCGTCGCCGGTCCTGCTGCTGAAGGCGGCGCTGCCGCTGAAGCCAAGACCGACTTCGATGTCGTCATGACCTCTTTCGGCGGCAACAAGATCGCCGTCATCAAGGAAGTCCGCGCCATCACAGGCCTGGGCCTCAAGGAAGCCAAAGAGCTGGTCGAAAGCGCACCGAAAGCCGTCAAGGAAGGCGCGCCGGAAGCCGAAGCCAACGAGATCAAAGAGAAGCTGGAAGCTGCCGGCGCCTCTGTCGAACTCAAATAG
- the rplJ gene encoding 50S ribosomal protein L10, whose protein sequence is MDRTQKAEAVEELKSIFAEAGSVVMAEYSGMTVAEMTELRAKLRERGATIRVVKNRLAKIAMKDQPFEGAGAMFKGPVAIAWAEDMISAPKVAVAFQKESDAFNIIGGFMGDEVFDSSGIDALSKLPSREELISMAAQRLLSQATNVTSALMSPARSLSGAIATIEEKAAA, encoded by the coding sequence ATGGATCGCACTCAAAAAGCGGAAGCCGTCGAAGAGCTGAAAAGCATCTTCGCGGAAGCCGGATCCGTGGTGATGGCTGAATATTCAGGCATGACCGTTGCGGAAATGACGGAACTGCGTGCCAAGCTCAGAGAGCGTGGCGCAACGATCCGCGTTGTAAAGAACCGTCTGGCGAAGATCGCCATGAAGGACCAGCCTTTCGAAGGTGCTGGAGCCATGTTCAAGGGACCCGTGGCAATCGCCTGGGCCGAAGACATGATCAGCGCCCCGAAGGTTGCCGTCGCATTCCAAAAGGAATCCGACGCCTTCAACATCATCGGCGGTTTTATGGGTGATGAAGTGTTTGATTCCTCTGGGATCGACGCTCTGTCGAAACTGCCAAGCCGCGAGGAGTTGATCTCCATGGCCGCACAGCGTCTGCTGAGCCAAGCCACGAACGTCACTTCCGCCCTCATGTCGCCCGCCCGGAGCCTCTCCGGCGCGATCGCGACAATCGAGGAAAAGGCCGCAGCCTGA
- the rplA gene encoding 50S ribosomal protein L1, with amino-acid sequence MAQGKRYKAALASFDRETEYSIKDAVDLVKKNATAKFDETVELALNLGVDPRHADQMVRGVANLPNGTGRSVRVAVFAKDAKADEAREAGADVVGAEDLAEQIQNGDMPFDRVIATPDMMPLVGRLGKVLGPKGLMPNPKVGTVTPNVAQAVKDSKGGAVEYRAEKSGIVHAGVGKASFDADKLAENVGFLLSKIQKERPTGAKGTFIQKVTLSSTMGPGVKIDTADIA; translated from the coding sequence ATGGCACAGGGAAAACGTTATAAAGCCGCTCTGGCATCGTTCGACCGCGAGACGGAATACAGCATCAAAGATGCCGTCGATCTGGTGAAGAAAAACGCAACAGCGAAATTCGACGAAACCGTCGAACTTGCTCTCAATCTGGGTGTTGACCCGCGTCACGCCGACCAGATGGTCCGGGGTGTCGCCAATCTGCCGAATGGGACAGGCCGTTCCGTCCGTGTCGCCGTCTTCGCCAAGGATGCGAAAGCGGATGAAGCGCGCGAAGCGGGTGCCGATGTTGTCGGTGCCGAAGATCTGGCCGAGCAGATTCAGAATGGCGACATGCCGTTCGACCGCGTGATCGCCACGCCGGACATGATGCCGCTCGTCGGTCGTCTGGGTAAGGTTCTGGGTCCGAAGGGCCTGATGCCGAACCCGAAAGTCGGTACGGTTACACCGAACGTCGCGCAGGCGGTCAAGGACTCCAAGGGCGGTGCTGTCGAGTATCGTGCCGAGAAGTCAGGCATCGTTCATGCCGGTGTCGGTAAAGCCAGTTTCGATGCTGACAAGCTGGCTGAAAATGTCGGCTTCCTGCTGTCGAAGATCCAGAAAGAGCGTCCGACGGGCGCGAAGGGAACTTTCATTCAGAAGGTTACGCTGAGCTCGACTATGGGCCCCGGCGTCAAGATCGATACGGCGGATATCGCCTAG
- the rplK gene encoding 50S ribosomal protein L11 yields the protein MAKKIDGYIKLTIPAGSANPSPPLGPALGQRGVNIMEFAKAFNAKTEELEKGIPTPTIITVFADKSFSFVTKTAPASYYLKKAAGKTSGSNNPGSEVGGTVTRAQCREIAEAKMVDLSANDLEQATKIIEGSARSMGYEVTE from the coding sequence ATGGCAAAGAAGATTGACGGCTATATCAAGCTGACGATCCCCGCGGGTTCTGCGAACCCGTCTCCGCCGCTGGGCCCTGCACTGGGTCAACGCGGCGTCAATATTATGGAATTCGCCAAGGCTTTTAACGCTAAGACCGAAGAGCTCGAAAAGGGCATTCCGACGCCGACCATCATCACGGTGTTCGCCGACAAATCGTTCAGCTTCGTCACCAAGACGGCGCCGGCGAGCTACTATCTGAAGAAAGCGGCCGGGAAGACATCCGGGTCGAACAATCCGGGTAGCGAAGTTGGTGGAACGGTAACGCGCGCCCAGTGCCGCGAGATCGCGGAAGCCAAAATGGTCGACCTGTCTGCGAATGACCTGGAGCAGGCCACCAAGATCATCGAGGGCTCTGCCCGTTCGATGGGTTACGAGGTCACGGAGTAG
- the nusG gene encoding transcription termination/antitermination protein NusG, with protein sequence MAAQWYIVQAYSNFEKRVKETLEREAEDKGLADLFEEILVPTETVVEVRRGRKVESERKFFPGYVLVKVDLTDAAYHLIANSPKVTGFLGASGASKKPRPVPEKEVARIIGNSEDGAPAPRPMISFEIGETIKVVDGPFQSFSGSVESVDEEAARLKVLINIFGQGTPVELDYSQVEKES encoded by the coding sequence ATGGCCGCACAATGGTACATCGTTCAGGCCTATTCGAATTTCGAAAAGCGCGTGAAAGAAACGCTCGAGCGTGAAGCCGAAGACAAGGGTCTGGCCGATCTCTTCGAGGAAATTCTCGTGCCGACGGAAACGGTCGTGGAGGTGCGCCGGGGCCGCAAGGTCGAGAGTGAGCGCAAGTTTTTCCCGGGCTATGTTCTGGTCAAGGTCGACCTGACGGACGCTGCCTACCATCTGATCGCCAACTCCCCGAAAGTGACGGGATTTCTCGGCGCATCGGGGGCGTCCAAGAAGCCGCGTCCGGTTCCTGAAAAGGAAGTGGCGCGCATTATCGGTAACTCGGAAGACGGCGCTCCGGCACCGCGTCCGATGATCAGTTTCGAGATTGGCGAGACCATCAAGGTTGTCGACGGACCATTTCAGAGCTTTTCGGGCTCTGTTGAGTCGGTCGACGAAGAGGCTGCGCGCCTCAAGGTCCTGATCAATATCTTCGGGCAGGGAACGCCCGTCGAACTCGATTATTCGCAGGTCGAGAAGGAGAGCTAG